In Candidatus Hinthialibacter antarcticus, a single window of DNA contains:
- a CDS encoding chemotaxis protein CheA: MSEIIDQASIEEFANESMEHLDDIEPDLMSLEGNLDSTSPDTINKIFRAIHSIKGGAGFMPAEPLKQLSHKMEQALIPVRDGERPLTSDLLDLLLQGIDRLREMLNAMLNGDVACSAIDCTIELERLESLENQSDKTAAADDQSAAPQTTTLQCDRLAVEEAVNQGQLLYELTLPADHFEPQNLSSFLDVLITMGEVIASDFDVAQSSELERLPTDYKLLYATVLDPEMTEAAVDLPSGCVRQMTIETLFAAPEVSQKKQESAIIQKQEAPASDQTESVTKTAPSQSNSQASKSSEPQNIRVHLSVLNQIMNMVGELVLVRNRLLQTLDEHKKKVDGLEPLLKNLDFITSEIQESFMQTRMQPIGSSFSRFRRLIRDLSKQFGKPIQFETSGDEVELDRTVLELLTDPLVHILRNSADHGIEPPEVRLQQGKAEQANIGIHVEQRCGKIYINIVDDGKGIDPEVIRKKAVEKKLVSSEEAERLPTKELVRLIFAPGFSTASKITQVSGRGVGMDVVRHNIEKLGGAIDIDTVKGGGTTIQLALPQNVSIMSALIVETGRQRFAIPYINLVELVVLESDDIAQCIYQINNDLVLRLRESLYPLVSLSDLIDAPRMYWDNSETQWLPDRRQTWVDSRQEINLPLDYSMSVFRTLRDKHKNRRRNIETNQAAILIVRDGDRQYGILIDQIVDTEEIVVKSLSSYARSSALFSGASILGDGSVILILDISGLSHHAHLKFDEIEPYRNITTKETSIVQQAQVPSLVFCVDPDEYFAIGFEHIIRIEPVFRESIQQIGEHEFVPFREDGLPVFRLENDCPIRPLPSNQNELFAIIIRPQPNNQNASQRFGLLASTIINHAALPAELKPPCTPAPGILGTCLWNEKLIQMVDPYSMLQATGGPRP; the protein is encoded by the coding sequence GTGTCAGAGATTATTGACCAAGCGTCCATTGAAGAATTTGCCAATGAAAGCATGGAGCACTTGGACGACATTGAGCCTGACCTCATGTCGTTGGAGGGCAATCTTGATTCAACCAGTCCTGATACAATTAATAAGATATTCCGCGCCATCCATAGCATCAAAGGCGGCGCGGGTTTTATGCCGGCGGAACCACTGAAGCAACTCTCGCATAAGATGGAGCAAGCCTTGATTCCCGTACGCGATGGGGAGAGGCCGCTCACTTCAGACTTGCTGGATCTATTGTTACAAGGCATTGATCGCCTGCGAGAAATGCTCAACGCCATGCTGAATGGCGACGTTGCTTGTTCTGCAATTGATTGCACGATTGAACTTGAACGGTTAGAGTCTCTAGAAAATCAGAGCGACAAAACCGCTGCTGCTGACGATCAATCAGCAGCGCCTCAAACAACGACCCTGCAATGCGACCGCTTAGCCGTTGAAGAAGCCGTCAATCAAGGCCAATTACTCTATGAACTCACATTGCCCGCCGACCATTTTGAACCCCAAAATTTAAGTTCTTTCTTAGACGTTCTCATCACAATGGGGGAAGTAATCGCCTCTGATTTTGATGTCGCCCAATCCAGCGAACTCGAGCGGTTGCCCACCGATTACAAACTGCTTTATGCAACTGTGCTTGACCCTGAAATGACAGAAGCCGCCGTCGATCTGCCGTCCGGTTGTGTTCGACAGATGACCATAGAAACGCTTTTCGCGGCGCCCGAAGTTTCACAAAAGAAACAAGAATCCGCCATCATTCAAAAACAAGAAGCCCCTGCAAGTGATCAAACAGAAAGCGTAACCAAAACCGCGCCGTCTCAGTCGAATTCTCAAGCGTCAAAATCATCAGAACCCCAAAATATTCGAGTTCATTTGAGCGTACTCAATCAGATTATGAATATGGTGGGAGAATTGGTACTGGTTCGGAACCGCTTGCTGCAAACATTAGATGAGCACAAGAAAAAGGTTGACGGCCTGGAACCATTACTCAAGAACCTCGATTTTATCACATCTGAAATCCAAGAATCATTTATGCAAACCCGGATGCAACCGATCGGCTCGTCTTTTTCCCGGTTTAGAAGGCTGATTCGCGATTTATCAAAGCAGTTTGGCAAGCCAATACAATTTGAAACCTCTGGCGATGAAGTCGAACTTGACCGCACCGTGCTTGAGTTGCTGACAGACCCGCTTGTTCATATTTTGCGTAACAGCGCCGATCACGGGATTGAGCCCCCAGAAGTCCGATTGCAGCAGGGCAAGGCGGAGCAGGCGAATATTGGAATCCATGTCGAGCAGCGTTGCGGCAAGATTTATATCAATATCGTTGACGATGGAAAAGGAATTGATCCAGAAGTCATACGCAAAAAAGCCGTTGAAAAAAAACTGGTTTCAAGTGAAGAAGCCGAACGGCTTCCTACCAAAGAATTAGTTCGTTTAATATTTGCTCCTGGATTTTCAACCGCATCAAAAATCACCCAAGTATCGGGGCGCGGCGTCGGCATGGATGTTGTTCGGCATAACATTGAAAAGTTAGGCGGCGCAATCGATATTGATACGGTTAAGGGCGGCGGCACAACAATTCAACTCGCGTTGCCGCAAAATGTCTCGATCATGTCAGCGCTGATTGTCGAAACCGGGAGACAACGCTTTGCGATTCCATACATTAATTTAGTCGAATTGGTTGTTTTAGAAAGCGATGATATAGCGCAATGTATTTACCAGATCAACAATGATTTGGTCTTGCGCCTGCGCGAAAGTCTCTACCCGTTAGTTTCACTATCAGATTTAATCGACGCCCCGCGTATGTATTGGGACAACTCTGAAACCCAATGGCTTCCAGACCGGCGTCAAACCTGGGTAGACTCACGGCAAGAAATCAATCTGCCGCTTGATTACTCAATGTCAGTATTTCGAACATTGCGTGACAAACACAAAAATCGCAGGAGAAATATCGAGACCAACCAGGCCGCAATTTTAATTGTGCGAGACGGAGACCGGCAATATGGAATATTGATTGACCAAATTGTTGATACCGAAGAGATTGTCGTTAAATCGCTCTCGTCTTATGCGCGCTCATCGGCCCTGTTTAGCGGCGCTTCAATTTTAGGTGACGGCTCGGTCATTCTAATATTGGATATTTCAGGGTTATCCCACCATGCGCATCTTAAGTTTGATGAAATTGAGCCGTATCGCAATATTACGACTAAGGAAACCTCCATCGTACAGCAAGCCCAAGTTCCCAGTCTGGTTTTTTGCGTTGATCCAGACGAATACTTTGCAATTGGCTTTGAACATATCATACGAATCGAACCCGTATTCCGTGAGAGCATACAACAGATAGGCGAACATGAATTTGTCCCATTTCGTGAGGACGGCCTTCCAGTATTTCGATTAGAAAACGACTGCCCGATCCGTCCATTGCCCTCCAACCAGAATGAACTGTTTGCGATCATAATTCGCCCGCAACCGAATAATCAAAACGCTTCACAACGTTTCGGGCTGTTGGCGTCGACGATCATCAACCATGCGGCCTTGCCGGCGGAACTGAAACCACCATGTACTCCCGCTCCTGGAATTCTTGGAACGTGCCTATGGAATGAGAAACTCATTCAAATGGTCGATCCATACAGCATGTTACAGGCAACTGGAGGACCAAGGCCATGA
- a CDS encoding chemotaxis protein CheW, with product MKQFVTFQIQKQLFGIDILNVLEIFSAELITTIPQSPACVKGLVNVRGQIVTVLNLASILKLPVRIEPKSPEIILLKSQSDLKKRRLQQDHLEWEAANENLGLNIDLIGDIIEVEEPLSPLPPSVDSIERSYVKGVVNRGKHLLIILSLKSIFDDL from the coding sequence ATGAAGCAATTCGTCACATTTCAAATTCAAAAGCAATTATTTGGAATCGATATTTTGAATGTGTTAGAAATTTTTTCCGCCGAATTGATTACTACGATTCCCCAAAGCCCGGCGTGTGTGAAAGGGCTCGTCAATGTGCGCGGGCAGATTGTCACGGTCCTTAATTTGGCGTCAATTTTAAAACTTCCTGTTCGTATTGAACCAAAATCACCTGAAATAATTTTGTTGAAATCACAAAGTGATTTAAAAAAACGCCGCTTGCAACAAGACCATTTAGAATGGGAAGCCGCAAATGAAAACCTGGGGCTGAATATTGATTTGATCGGAGATATTATCGAAGTTGAAGAACCTCTCAGCCCTTTGCCTCCCAGCGTTGATTCGATCGAACGAAGTTATGTTAAAGGGGTTGTGAATCGAGGAAAACACCTTTTAATTATCCTAAGTTTGAAATCGATTTTTGATGATTTATAG
- a CDS encoding CheB methylesterase domain-containing protein → MSQITFAISCQDKTLKTIVQSIVETIPNIQFIEIQNPIETGVVTHCDIILLEQEAGFTSELESTIQKYSNLSWIVVCSSSMECRELKKRISSGLYVEFLFKKSAASHSELERYYSSFFSGFLSYYRTQRTLHSIQTSEKEAKAKTKQKPFDLVAIACSTGGPDALKTIIPNLPANLGVPILIVQHMPAEFTRNLANNLDNHSQLFVTEAKDGGNIDLNSVYIAPGGFHMKVKRLHHPMNGQLPLRLRLTTEPPVNNCRPSADVLFTSLSKEFNGHVLAVVLTGMGVDGREGVKELQKTNTYCLTQRQDTCVVYGMPKAVIEAGLSNETLPLASIAKRISSLLKPDGELGNE, encoded by the coding sequence ATGTCCCAAATCACTTTTGCTATATCTTGCCAAGACAAAACCCTTAAAACGATTGTCCAATCTATTGTTGAAACGATTCCCAATATTCAATTTATAGAAATACAAAACCCAATCGAAACCGGCGTTGTTACTCATTGTGATATTATTCTCTTGGAACAAGAGGCTGGCTTTACGAGCGAACTTGAATCTACGATTCAGAAATACTCCAATCTGAGTTGGATCGTTGTCTGCTCTAGTTCTATGGAATGCAGAGAATTAAAAAAACGCATCTCTTCAGGCTTATATGTCGAATTTCTCTTCAAAAAAAGCGCGGCTTCACATTCAGAACTTGAGCGTTATTACTCATCTTTTTTTAGTGGATTTCTTTCTTATTATCGCACTCAACGCACCCTTCATTCAATTCAAACATCCGAGAAAGAAGCAAAAGCAAAAACAAAACAAAAACCTTTTGATTTGGTCGCAATCGCGTGTTCAACAGGCGGCCCCGATGCGCTAAAAACCATCATTCCAAACTTGCCCGCTAACCTCGGCGTCCCCATCTTAATCGTCCAACACATGCCGGCTGAATTCACACGGAACTTAGCAAACAATTTAGACAATCATTCTCAATTATTCGTCACTGAAGCAAAAGACGGTGGAAATATCGACCTGAATTCGGTCTATATCGCGCCTGGTGGATTTCACATGAAAGTGAAACGGCTTCATCATCCAATGAACGGCCAGCTCCCGCTAAGACTCCGCTTGACCACTGAACCGCCTGTCAATAATTGCCGCCCGTCAGCCGATGTGCTTTTTACATCTCTTTCTAAAGAATTTAATGGTCATGTATTGGCGGTCGTTCTTACAGGGATGGGAGTTGACGGGCGCGAAGGAGTCAAGGAATTACAAAAAACAAATACCTATTGTTTAACCCAACGGCAGGACACTTGTGTTGTTTATGGCATGCCAAAAGCGGTTATTGAAGCGGGATTATCAAATGAGACTCTTCCCTTGGCATCAATAGCGAAACGAATTTCTTCATTATTGAAACCTGATGGTGAATTAGGCAATGAATAA